One window of the Gloeomargarita sp. SKYB120 genome contains the following:
- the galE gene encoding UDP-glucose 4-epimerase GalE — MAVLVTGGAGYIGSHTCKALAQAGYTPVVLDNFSTGHPWAVRWGECVTVDLAERDKLVDVLRQYNIRAVMHFAASAYVGESMTNPAKYYRNNLIHTLNLLEAMVAAGVPTIVFSSTCATYGLPQWLPLTEDHPQQPVNPYGETKRAMEQALHWFRQAYGLRYAALRYFNAAGADPDGELGECHDPETHLIPRLLLSLLGGEPVTIFGTDYDTPDGTPVRDFIHVTDLAVAHVQALDYLQTQDTHLIVNLGTGQGYSVRQVIETVEQVTGQKLAVQAGPRRPGDPPILVADVTRARQTLGWQPRYSDLPTIIETAWRWHQKRLAPAAV; from the coding sequence ATGGCAGTGTTAGTTACAGGGGGCGCGGGCTACATCGGCAGTCACACCTGCAAGGCGCTGGCGCAGGCGGGTTACACGCCGGTGGTGCTGGATAACTTCAGTACAGGGCATCCCTGGGCCGTCCGCTGGGGAGAATGTGTCACGGTAGACTTGGCTGAGCGAGATAAGCTCGTGGACGTACTGCGGCAGTACAACATCCGAGCGGTGATGCACTTTGCCGCCAGCGCCTACGTGGGGGAATCCATGACCAACCCCGCCAAGTACTACCGCAACAACTTGATTCACACCCTAAACCTGCTGGAAGCCATGGTGGCGGCGGGGGTGCCAACCATCGTGTTTTCCTCGACGTGTGCGACCTATGGTTTGCCCCAGTGGTTGCCCCTGACGGAAGACCATCCCCAGCAGCCGGTGAATCCCTACGGGGAAACCAAGCGGGCAATGGAGCAGGCACTGCACTGGTTTCGTCAAGCCTATGGGTTACGCTATGCGGCATTGCGGTATTTCAATGCGGCGGGGGCCGACCCGGACGGCGAACTGGGGGAATGCCACGACCCGGAAACCCATCTGATTCCCCGGTTGTTGTTGTCCTTGCTGGGGGGCGAGCCGGTGACCATCTTCGGCACCGATTACGACACCCCCGATGGCACGCCGGTGCGGGATTTTATCCATGTGACGGATTTGGCGGTGGCCCACGTGCAGGCGTTGGATTACCTCCAGACCCAGGACACCCATCTGATTGTGAATCTGGGAACGGGTCAAGGCTATTCCGTGCGGCAGGTGATCGAGACGGTGGAGCAGGTGACGGGCCAAAAACTGGCGGTTCAAGCAGGCCCTCGCCGCCCTGGCGACCCCCCGATTCTGGTGGCTGACGTGACACGGGCGCGCCAGACGTTGGGTTGGCAACCTCGATACTCGGATTTGCCCACTATCATTGAGACCGCCTGGCGCTGGCATCAAAAACGCCTGGCTCCCGCCGCTGTCTGA
- a CDS encoding pentapeptide repeat-containing protein, with protein MTFKTLLLPWRRWFRRVQVVLALLVLGLLLVAVATGWHWLAGLVTVLAFAVALASWWEPLQRLFQEIPPEQASLVWGGIAGLTGLIGLGVWVWGQRGLPINWDAVSALGESLGSVGQILVAVVAAVISWQQYVISKVLTEQQNRITQQQTIDAYFQGISELALDDQGLLEDWPQERMIAEGRTAALLSSVNAEGKAKVVRFLSMAKLLTPLKRDQRLGRPILDGNGLYQEDRENGERVINLGNMLAGADMAGTDLRRVDFSGADLTGTNFSRCDLTRTNFAMSNLQGAKFVGANLQGTIFFYGDPDKLDYASPCQPWVKGRRPNLQTGEFTGAIVEGADFTGAINLSEEQRFYLCSWGGPRTRSTIPGGCQGIPSKLYGDG; from the coding sequence ATGACCTTCAAGACGCTGTTGTTGCCTTGGCGTCGCTGGTTTCGGAGAGTACAGGTGGTTCTGGCACTGCTGGTGCTGGGGTTACTGCTGGTGGCGGTGGCGACTGGCTGGCACTGGCTGGCGGGTTTGGTCACGGTACTGGCTTTTGCAGTGGCCTTGGCCTCCTGGTGGGAACCCCTGCAGCGGCTCTTCCAAGAAATTCCGCCGGAACAGGCGTCGCTGGTGTGGGGCGGGATAGCCGGATTAACGGGATTGATTGGCCTGGGCGTGTGGGTATGGGGCCAGCGGGGCTTGCCTATCAACTGGGACGCGGTTTCGGCTTTAGGAGAAAGTCTCGGATCCGTTGGGCAAATCCTAGTGGCGGTGGTGGCGGCGGTGATTTCCTGGCAACAGTACGTGATTTCCAAGGTCTTAACCGAGCAGCAGAACCGCATCACCCAGCAGCAAACCATTGACGCCTACTTCCAGGGCATTTCCGAGCTGGCCCTCGACGACCAGGGACTCCTGGAAGACTGGCCCCAGGAACGGATGATCGCCGAAGGTCGCACCGCCGCCCTGCTCAGCAGCGTCAACGCCGAGGGCAAGGCCAAGGTTGTGCGGTTTTTGTCCATGGCGAAGCTGCTAACGCCCCTTAAGCGGGACCAGCGCCTGGGACGCCCCATCCTAGACGGCAACGGTCTATACCAAGAAGACCGGGAAAACGGCGAGCGGGTGATCAATCTGGGCAATATGCTGGCGGGAGCCGATATGGCTGGCACCGATTTACGGCGGGTGGATTTCAGCGGCGCGGATTTAACTGGAACGAATTTCAGCCGCTGCGACCTTACCCGCACCAACTTCGCCATGAGTAACTTGCAAGGGGCGAAATTTGTAGGCGCCAATCTCCAAGGCACCATTTTCTTCTACGGCGACCCGGACAAGCTGGACTATGCCAGTCCCTGTCAACCCTGGGTCAAAGGCCGCCGCCCGAACCTACAAACCGGCGAATTCACAGGCGCGATTGTGGAAGGGGCGGATTTCACCGGTGCTATCAACCTCTCAGAAGAACAGCGGTTTTATCTCTGCTCCTGGGGCGGCCCCCGTACCCGCAGTACCATTCCCGGCGGCTGTCAGGGCATCCCCAGCAAGCTCTACGGCGACGGGTAA
- a CDS encoding AarF/ABC1/UbiB kinase family protein, whose protein sequence is MTVHVRTRQYRWNRERYSRWRRTVDIWLFVLRFLAAQWWYERSWSYPGGPTPEKRAARRRRIAIWVRESLLDLGPTFIKVGQLFSTRADIFPAEYVEELSKLQDQVPAFGMDQVAQIIETDLGKPIEKLFLNFEPTPLAAASLGQVHRAELPSGEQVVVKVQRPGLRQLFDIDLAIVKDIARYFQNHPKWGPGRDWLGIYEECRRILYEEIDYLQEGRNADEFRRNFRGIEWVKVPRVYWRYCSLRVLTLEYLPGIKISHYSALEAAGLDRKRLAELNARAYLEQVLNHGFFHADPHPGNIAVDPDGSLIFYDFGMMGRLHPQTKEKLIQTLMSIVNRDADGVIQALVELKALVPQGDMGPVRRSLQYILDHLLDKPLEMQSVAAISEDLYALAYDQPFRFPATFTFVMRAFSTLEGVGRGLDENFQFFTVATPYALQLMDNRNRNGDLDLLGELGRQAAQMGNSALSLPRRVEATLTQLERGDLVLRSRSLETERLLRRLSAQQAAGNYHILTGSLLICGTILLVHGYGWLAAVAVLGAGVTGWRAWRAWQRHERIERMF, encoded by the coding sequence GTGACTGTCCACGTCCGCACCAGACAGTACCGCTGGAATCGGGAACGCTACTCCCGCTGGCGTCGCACCGTGGATATTTGGCTATTCGTCCTGCGGTTTTTGGCGGCCCAGTGGTGGTACGAACGAAGCTGGAGCTACCCAGGGGGACCCACCCCGGAAAAACGCGCAGCTCGGCGGCGACGGATAGCCATTTGGGTGCGCGAGAGCTTACTGGATTTGGGACCAACCTTTATCAAAGTGGGGCAATTGTTCTCCACACGGGCGGACATTTTTCCGGCGGAATACGTCGAGGAGCTATCCAAGCTGCAAGACCAGGTGCCCGCGTTTGGCATGGACCAGGTGGCCCAAATCATCGAAACTGACCTGGGCAAACCGATTGAAAAACTGTTTCTCAACTTTGAACCGACACCCCTGGCAGCGGCGAGTTTGGGACAGGTGCACCGGGCGGAGTTGCCCAGTGGGGAACAGGTGGTGGTGAAGGTGCAACGGCCAGGCTTGCGCCAGCTTTTTGACATTGACTTGGCGATTGTCAAAGATATTGCTCGCTATTTCCAAAACCATCCCAAGTGGGGGCCTGGCCGGGATTGGTTGGGCATTTATGAAGAATGTCGCCGTATTTTGTATGAAGAAATTGATTACTTGCAGGAAGGGCGCAACGCCGACGAATTCCGGCGCAATTTTCGGGGGATTGAGTGGGTGAAAGTGCCCCGGGTCTATTGGCGGTATTGCTCGCTGCGGGTGCTGACGCTGGAGTATTTGCCGGGGATTAAAATTAGCCATTACAGCGCGTTGGAAGCGGCGGGGTTAGACCGGAAACGCCTGGCGGAATTGAATGCGCGCGCCTATTTGGAACAGGTACTCAACCACGGCTTTTTCCATGCCGACCCCCACCCTGGCAATATCGCCGTGGACCCGGATGGGAGTTTGATTTTTTATGACTTTGGCATGATGGGGCGGCTCCACCCCCAAACCAAAGAGAAGCTCATCCAAACCCTGATGAGTATCGTGAATCGGGACGCCGACGGGGTGATCCAAGCGCTGGTGGAGTTGAAGGCGCTGGTGCCCCAGGGGGATATGGGACCGGTGCGCCGTTCCTTGCAGTACATCCTGGACCATTTGCTGGACAAACCCCTGGAGATGCAATCGGTGGCGGCCATCAGCGAAGACTTGTATGCGCTAGCCTATGATCAGCCCTTCCGGTTTCCGGCGACCTTCACGTTTGTGATGCGGGCGTTTTCCACGCTGGAAGGGGTGGGGCGGGGGTTGGACGAAAATTTCCAGTTTTTCACGGTCGCGACGCCCTACGCGCTGCAACTGATGGACAACCGCAATCGCAACGGGGACCTGGATTTACTGGGGGAATTGGGACGCCAGGCGGCGCAGATGGGCAATTCGGCTCTGAGTTTGCCCCGGCGCGTGGAAGCCACCTTGACCCAACTGGAGCGAGGAGACTTGGTGCTGCGCAGCCGCTCTTTGGAAACGGAACGCCTACTCCGCCGGTTAAGCGCTCAGCAGGCAGCGGGGAATTACCACATCCTGACGGGGAGCTTGCTCATCTGCGGGACGATTTTGCTGGTGCATGGCTACGGCTGGTTAGCGGCTGTGGCGGTTCTCGGCGCGGGGGTCACCGGTTGGCGGGCCTGGCGAGCTTGGCAACGCCACGAGCGCATCGAGCGCATGTTCTAG
- a CDS encoding SEC59/DGK1/VTE5 family protein, with protein MGLTIPWGAIAGVALWLTLVLGLALAIQRQTTADTETIRKIVHIGTGNVILLAWWWQVPTWLGIGAAIAAALVTAVSHWVPLLSVIDSVNRRSWGTFFYAVSIGVLMAWFWPNLQYRYAVLGVLVMGWGDGLAAVVGRRWGKHPYRLAGICKTWEGSLTMAGVAGLLTGCVLGWTPLVLVVALVAAVLEIFSYYGVDNLTVPLATAGVAFWWQRAWLN; from the coding sequence ATGGGCCTAACCATCCCCTGGGGTGCCATCGCCGGGGTAGCCCTGTGGTTGACGCTGGTGCTGGGTCTGGCCCTAGCGATTCAACGCCAGACGACCGCCGACACCGAAACCATCCGCAAGATTGTCCATATCGGCACGGGCAACGTGATCCTGCTGGCCTGGTGGTGGCAAGTCCCCACCTGGCTAGGGATTGGGGCGGCCATCGCTGCGGCCCTTGTCACGGCAGTTTCCCACTGGGTGCCCCTTTTGTCCGTGATTGACAGCGTGAACCGCCGCAGTTGGGGCACATTTTTTTATGCGGTGAGCATCGGGGTGCTGATGGCTTGGTTTTGGCCCAATTTGCAGTACCGATACGCCGTTTTAGGCGTGCTGGTGATGGGCTGGGGCGACGGCTTGGCTGCTGTGGTGGGACGTCGCTGGGGCAAACATCCTTACCGCCTGGCAGGGATTTGCAAAACCTGGGAAGGGTCCTTGACGATGGCGGGAGTGGCTGGGCTATTGACCGGCTGTGTGCTCGGCTGGACGCCCTTGGTGCTGGTAGTCGCCTTGGTGGCCGCCGTTTTAGAGATTTTTTCCTACTACGGCGTGGACAATCTCACCGTTCCCCTGGCAACGGCGGGTGTAGCGTTCTGGTGGCAACGGGCATGGCTCAATTGA
- a CDS encoding SDR family oxidoreductase → MRGTVLLTGAAGFVGSHLTDRLVQEGYRVIAVDNCCTGSWSNLAHWDGHPQVQRVEHDVITPLAIDEPLDWVMHFASPASPPKYLAMPVETLRVNAEGTYHLLELARRQGAQFFLASTSEVYGDPLEHPQREDYWGHVNCTGPRGVYDEAKRYAEALTLAFHRQYGLGVRIVRIFNTYGPRMDMHDGRVVTNFLRQALQGEPLTVYGDGHQTRSFQYIDDLIEGIVRLMGVDYPYPVNLGNPQEMTVLELAQVIQELTGSRAGITFQPLPQDDPKQRRPDITLAQTKLNWSPQVDLRTGLQRTITELRRQWQC, encoded by the coding sequence ATGCGGGGGACGGTTTTGCTCACGGGCGCGGCGGGGTTTGTGGGGAGCCATCTCACTGACCGGCTGGTGCAGGAAGGGTACCGGGTGATTGCGGTGGACAACTGCTGCACGGGTTCCTGGAGCAATCTGGCCCATTGGGACGGCCATCCCCAGGTGCAACGGGTGGAGCACGATGTGATTACACCCCTGGCGATTGATGAACCCCTCGATTGGGTGATGCACTTTGCCAGCCCGGCGTCGCCCCCCAAGTACCTGGCCATGCCAGTAGAAACCCTGCGCGTCAATGCCGAAGGAACGTATCACCTGCTGGAGTTGGCCCGGCGTCAAGGGGCGCAATTTTTTTTGGCCAGCACCAGCGAAGTCTATGGCGACCCGCTCGAGCACCCGCAACGGGAAGATTACTGGGGACACGTCAACTGTACTGGCCCACGTGGCGTTTACGACGAAGCCAAGCGCTATGCCGAAGCCCTGACCCTGGCGTTTCACCGGCAGTACGGGTTGGGCGTGCGCATCGTGCGGATTTTCAACACCTATGGCCCCCGGATGGATATGCACGACGGGCGGGTGGTGACCAACTTTCTGCGGCAGGCGCTGCAGGGCGAACCCCTGACGGTCTATGGCGATGGTCACCAAACCCGCAGTTTCCAGTACATTGACGATTTGATTGAAGGGATCGTGCGCCTGATGGGGGTGGATTATCCCTATCCCGTCAACCTGGGCAACCCCCAGGAGATGACCGTCTTGGAGCTGGCGCAAGTGATTCAGGAGTTAACCGGCAGCAGGGCAGGCATCACTTTTCAGCCGTTACCCCAAGACGACCCGAAACAACGCCGCCCTGATATCACCCTGGCGCAAACCAAGCTAAACTGGTCGCCCCAAGTGGACCTGCGCACCGGTTTGCAACGGACAATTACGGAGCTACGCCGACAATGGCAGTGTTAG
- a CDS encoding DUF29 domain-containing protein has product MPSLVDPKHLYETDYQRWLEQTIAQLRARDFLHLDLENLITELTSLGRSEKHALASDLRRLCEHLLKIKYWEAERARCLRGWEREVLNFRLEIQDLLESSPSLSSYLQEIFPKQYRNGRKLFLQASQIDPQRVPVEPVFTLAQALDEQWLP; this is encoded by the coding sequence ATGCCATCCCTGGTGGATCCTAAGCATTTGTATGAAACGGACTATCAACGCTGGCTGGAACAGACCATTGCCCAGTTGCGGGCGCGCGATTTCCTACACCTCGACTTGGAAAACTTAATTACCGAGTTAACAAGTTTGGGTAGAAGTGAGAAACACGCCCTGGCCAGTGATTTACGGCGGCTATGTGAGCACCTGCTAAAAATCAAGTATTGGGAAGCGGAACGAGCCCGTTGCCTGCGGGGTTGGGAACGAGAAGTCCTGAACTTCCGCCTGGAAATCCAAGACCTGCTGGAAAGCAGCCCCAGTCTCAGCAGCTATCTCCAGGAGATTTTTCCCAAGCAGTATCGCAATGGCCGGAAGCTCTTTTTGCAGGCCAGTCAGATAGACCCCCAGCGGGTGCCGGTTGAACCGGTCTTTACCCTCGCGCAAGCCCTCGACGAACAGTGGCTCCCCTGA
- a CDS encoding NAD(P)H-quinone oxidoreductase subunit O has translation MAIKKGSLVRVQRERLENSLEAQASDTRWSAYVFESPAEVLDIRGDYVQLKFRVPTPPVWLRLDQVEEWA, from the coding sequence ATGGCAATCAAAAAGGGGAGTTTGGTGCGGGTGCAACGGGAACGCCTGGAAAACAGCCTCGAAGCCCAGGCCAGCGACACCCGCTGGTCGGCCTACGTGTTTGAATCACCGGCGGAAGTGCTGGATATTCGCGGCGATTACGTGCAGTTGAAATTCCGCGTGCCCACACCCCCTGTGTGGTTACGGCTGGACCAGGTGGAGGAATGGGCCTAA
- a CDS encoding UDP-glucose/GDP-mannose dehydrogenase family protein, which translates to MGKLVQEQQVQVAIIGTGYVGLTTGVALAYLGHQVVGLDVDAQKVERLQRGDIPIYEPYLAELLHLARPNITFTTDYATAIAPAQVIFIAVGTPSLPDGNPDLTYVRQAAQGIGLHLAQPFTVIVNKSTVPIGSGNWVETLIEEALRTRPQPVPRFAVASNPEFLREGSALHDTFYPDRVVLGTQDPKALEVLHQLYQPILEQSFTPPSFLPRPDGLAAVPLVTADLASAELIKYAANAFLALKISFINEIAQLAERVGADVTQIARGIGLDKRIGSQFLQAGIGWGGSCFGKDTAALIATARDYGLGMAIVQASRLVNAQQRQWVVEKLLQTLKILKGRRVGLLGLAFKPHTDDLRDAPAYDIAQQLLERGVAVRVHDPVALERARREWSKLDVQYCDDVTALAQDADALVLVTDWPQYRDLPWETLAATMRQPLLIDGRNFLDRERLQRAGFTYLGMGR; encoded by the coding sequence GTGGGGAAACTGGTGCAGGAGCAGCAGGTGCAGGTTGCAATTATTGGCACGGGTTACGTGGGGCTAACGACGGGGGTGGCGCTGGCCTACTTGGGCCATCAGGTGGTGGGGCTAGACGTGGACGCCCAAAAGGTAGAACGCCTGCAACGGGGCGACATTCCTATTTATGAACCCTATCTGGCCGAACTGCTGCATTTGGCTCGCCCTAACATCACCTTCACCACCGACTACGCCACCGCGATTGCGCCAGCCCAGGTGATTTTTATTGCGGTGGGGACGCCGTCGCTCCCTGATGGCAATCCCGACTTGACCTATGTGCGCCAGGCAGCCCAGGGGATTGGGTTACACTTGGCCCAGCCGTTTACCGTCATCGTCAATAAGTCCACGGTGCCCATCGGCAGCGGCAACTGGGTGGAAACCTTGATTGAAGAAGCGTTGCGGACGCGCCCCCAGCCGGTTCCTCGGTTTGCCGTGGCGTCGAACCCGGAATTTCTGCGGGAAGGGTCAGCGTTGCACGACACGTTTTACCCAGACCGGGTGGTGCTAGGCACGCAAGACCCCAAGGCGCTGGAAGTGTTGCACCAGCTCTATCAACCCATCCTGGAGCAAAGTTTTACGCCCCCCAGTTTTTTGCCCCGACCGGACGGGCTGGCGGCGGTGCCCCTGGTGACGGCAGACCTGGCGTCCGCCGAGTTGATCAAGTATGCGGCCAATGCGTTCTTGGCGCTGAAAATTAGCTTCATCAACGAAATTGCCCAGTTGGCGGAGCGGGTAGGGGCGGACGTGACTCAGATCGCGCGGGGGATTGGGCTGGATAAGCGCATCGGCAGCCAGTTTTTGCAGGCCGGCATTGGCTGGGGCGGCTCCTGTTTCGGCAAGGACACGGCGGCGTTGATTGCCACGGCGCGGGACTACGGGTTGGGGATGGCGATTGTCCAGGCCAGCCGGTTGGTGAACGCCCAGCAGCGCCAGTGGGTGGTGGAAAAACTCCTGCAAACCCTGAAGATTCTCAAGGGACGGCGGGTAGGGTTGCTGGGACTGGCGTTTAAGCCCCACACAGACGACCTGCGGGATGCGCCAGCCTACGACATTGCCCAGCAACTGTTGGAGCGGGGGGTGGCAGTGCGCGTCCATGACCCAGTGGCACTGGAGCGAGCGCGACGGGAATGGTCCAAGCTGGACGTGCAGTACTGCGATGACGTGACGGCCTTGGCCCAAGATGCTGACGCCCTGGTGCTGGTGACGGACTGGCCCCAGTACCGCGATTTGCCCTGGGAAACCCTGGCGGCGACCATGCGCCAGCCCCTGCTCATTGACGGGCGCAACTTCCTGGACCGGGAGCGGTTGCAACGGGCCGGTTTCACCTATCTGGGCATGGGGCGCTGA
- a CDS encoding EAL domain-containing protein, with protein MLGWVQRIGSPTPALSMAFPTELPYPLLWVEQQADGQYTFHEFNPQAHNGYAPPAWESLHPLALACLRYQSPQHQRVTVGETAYIVEFSPLSPCQAVGLAIPESELSQLAATAPVLLWLADPQGAILYVNSQWTAITRQSPLEALGDGWWRWVHPEDQADLRRIYQQAVASRQSYRVEFRLRNAQGEYLWLACQGHPRYNAQGKLAGFLGAAVDITARRQAEQTTQLQGMYNQFLVNLSTEILQSFDLDRIMQCAVTQLQALLGVDRVAIAPVASNGAVTFAVEAVADPRWRLLHTQIYDPCFDERYLAAYRQGRICVIEDVTSAPLQPCHRALLQQFHVQANLVVPIRHRDHFWGLLILHHCQQPRPWAQAETHLVQQVANYLGLALHRGELYEQLQQQETRYRQIVEQQTELICRHTPQGQITFVNPAFCAYVGQTAAEIAQQPATTFVLAPGEQPLRRADGSWGWVQWQVQPITNDRGETVEFQWVGRDVTAAHQAQEQLKLMESVVVCANDGIVITRQGQVIYANPTFLAMTGYTLAELQERGLGELCGPKTDLTQWEYIQSSVKQRASVRVELVQYTKDQRDFWVELTVLSLTTASAKDERVWVYRDITAQKEIEARLLYEATHDALTGLPNRNFLMDRLHQAHRRCQPAAGQYYAVLFTDLDRFKLVNDSLGHTVGDEMLQEVARRLRQHLRPSDTLARIGGDEFVVLLEPISGVQEAVAQAERLLQVLQEPFLLQGQEVVLSSSIGICLNDDPDYSPADILRNADIAMYQVKLAGRCGVQVFQPGMHAQVMGQLALETALRRGLAQGEFVLYYQPVVHLQTGDIVGFEALVRWQQPGVGLVSPGVFIPVAEESGLIHPLSEWVLETACQQLAQWRQQRPDLTLAINLSGRLFRRTSTLVTQITQALARWQLPPQSLVLEVTEGILMADPQTVGQALGELRQQGVQVSIDDFGTGYSSLARLQRLPVDCLKIDRLFIQQMTQRGALVQAIITLALTLEKDVIAEGIETPEQLALLQSFSPADRIYGQGYWFSPPVPAAAATKLLQQAPPWRAVRE; from the coding sequence TTGTTAGGCTGGGTTCAGCGCATTGGCAGTCCAACCCCAGCGCTTTCGATGGCTTTCCCCACCGAGCTTCCCTACCCCCTGCTATGGGTGGAACAGCAGGCCGACGGGCAATACACGTTCCACGAGTTCAATCCCCAAGCCCACAATGGCTATGCCCCGCCGGCGTGGGAATCCCTGCATCCGTTGGCCTTGGCTTGCTTGCGGTACCAGTCGCCCCAGCATCAGCGGGTCACGGTGGGCGAGACGGCCTACATCGTGGAATTTAGCCCTTTGTCGCCCTGTCAGGCAGTGGGGTTGGCCATCCCCGAATCCGAACTGAGCCAGTTGGCAGCCACTGCGCCGGTGTTGCTGTGGCTAGCGGATCCCCAGGGGGCCATCCTTTACGTCAATAGCCAGTGGACCGCCATCACTCGGCAGTCCCCCCTCGAGGCCCTCGGGGATGGGTGGTGGCGCTGGGTTCACCCGGAGGACCAGGCGGACTTGCGGCGAATTTATCAGCAGGCGGTGGCGTCCCGGCAATCCTATCGAGTGGAATTTCGCCTGCGTAACGCCCAGGGGGAATACTTGTGGTTGGCCTGTCAAGGGCATCCCCGCTACAACGCGCAGGGGAAACTAGCGGGTTTCCTAGGGGCGGCGGTGGACATCACGGCCCGGCGTCAGGCGGAACAAACGACCCAGCTCCAGGGGATGTACAACCAATTTCTGGTCAACTTAAGTACGGAAATCCTACAGTCGTTTGACCTGGACCGCATCATGCAGTGCGCAGTGACCCAGTTGCAGGCGCTGCTAGGGGTCGATCGGGTGGCGATTGCGCCGGTGGCCTCCAATGGGGCCGTGACGTTTGCCGTGGAGGCAGTGGCGGACCCCCGCTGGCGGTTGTTGCACACCCAAATCTACGACCCCTGTTTTGATGAGCGGTATTTAGCGGCCTACCGGCAGGGACGGATTTGCGTCATCGAGGATGTGACCAGCGCCCCTTTACAACCCTGTCACCGGGCATTGCTGCAACAGTTCCATGTGCAAGCAAACTTGGTTGTACCCATTCGCCATCGGGATCACTTTTGGGGATTGCTCATTCTCCACCACTGTCAACAGCCCCGCCCTTGGGCGCAAGCGGAAACCCATCTGGTGCAACAGGTGGCCAATTATCTGGGACTGGCCCTGCATCGGGGGGAACTGTATGAACAACTCCAACAGCAGGAAACCCGCTACCGCCAGATTGTCGAGCAGCAAACGGAACTCATCTGCCGCCATACCCCCCAGGGGCAGATCACCTTTGTCAATCCGGCGTTTTGTGCCTATGTGGGCCAGACGGCAGCCGAGATTGCTCAACAGCCCGCCACGACCTTTGTGCTGGCGCCGGGTGAACAACCCCTGCGGCGGGCCGACGGCAGTTGGGGATGGGTGCAGTGGCAGGTGCAACCGATTACCAACGACCGAGGCGAAACTGTGGAATTCCAGTGGGTGGGACGGGACGTGACGGCGGCGCACCAGGCCCAGGAACAGTTGAAGCTCATGGAATCGGTGGTGGTTTGCGCCAACGACGGCATTGTGATTACTCGCCAGGGTCAGGTGATTTACGCCAATCCCACCTTTCTAGCCATGACCGGTTACACCCTGGCGGAGCTACAGGAGCGGGGGCTAGGGGAGCTGTGCGGTCCCAAAACCGACCTCACCCAGTGGGAGTACATCCAAAGTTCCGTTAAACAGCGGGCCTCGGTGCGGGTGGAACTGGTGCAGTACACCAAGGACCAGCGAGATTTTTGGGTCGAACTGACCGTGCTTTCCTTGACGACGGCCAGCGCTAAGGACGAGCGGGTATGGGTGTACCGGGACATCACGGCCCAAAAGGAAATTGAAGCCCGCCTGCTCTACGAGGCGACGCACGATGCCCTCACCGGCTTGCCCAATCGGAATTTCCTGATGGACCGGCTGCATCAGGCCCACCGGCGATGTCAACCCGCAGCGGGGCAGTATTACGCCGTGTTGTTTACCGACCTCGACCGCTTCAAGCTGGTGAACGACAGCCTTGGCCACACGGTAGGGGACGAAATGCTCCAGGAGGTGGCCCGGCGGTTGCGGCAACACCTGCGTCCAAGCGACACCCTAGCCCGCATCGGAGGTGATGAATTTGTGGTGCTGCTAGAACCCATCAGCGGTGTCCAGGAGGCGGTAGCCCAGGCCGAGCGGTTACTGCAGGTACTCCAGGAACCCTTTTTGTTGCAGGGGCAAGAGGTGGTGCTCAGCAGCAGCATTGGCATTTGTTTGAACGATGACCCCGACTACAGCCCAGCGGACATCCTGCGCAACGCCGACATCGCCATGTACCAGGTGAAACTAGCGGGCCGCTGCGGGGTGCAGGTGTTTCAACCGGGGATGCACGCCCAGGTGATGGGACAACTCGCGCTGGAAACAGCCCTGCGGCGGGGACTGGCCCAGGGAGAATTCGTTTTGTACTACCAGCCGGTGGTGCATCTGCAAACGGGCGATATTGTGGGCTTTGAGGCCTTGGTGCGCTGGCAGCAACCAGGGGTGGGTTTGGTGTCGCCGGGCGTGTTTATCCCCGTTGCCGAAGAATCGGGGTTGATTCACCCCCTGAGCGAATGGGTGCTGGAAACCGCCTGTCAACAACTGGCCCAGTGGCGCCAGCAACGACCGGATTTGACCCTAGCCATCAATCTCTCTGGGCGATTATTCCGGCGCACTTCAACCTTGGTGACCCAAATCACTCAGGCATTGGCTCGCTGGCAATTGCCCCCCCAGTCACTGGTGCTGGAAGTGACCGAGGGCATCCTGATGGCAGACCCCCAGACGGTGGGGCAAGCCCTGGGCGAATTGCGGCAACAGGGGGTGCAGGTGAGTATTGACGATTTTGGAACAGGCTATTCATCGCTGGCGCGGTTGCAACGCCTGCCGGTGGATTGCTTGAAAATTGACCGCTTGTTTATCCAGCAAATGACCCAACGGGGAGCGCTGGTGCAAGCCATTATCACGCTAGCTTTAACCCTGGAAAAGGATGTGATTGCTGAAGGGATTGAAACCCCGGAACAACTGGCCCTCCTGCAGAGCTTTAGCCCAGCGGACCGGATTTACGGGCAAGGTTACTGGTTTTCACCGCCTGTACCGGCAGCGGCAGCCACCAAACTCTTGCAGCAAGCGCCGCCTTGGCGAGCAGTGCGGGAGTAA